The nucleotide sequence CTGCAGGCACGCCGCGCGCCCGACGAGGCGCTCGCCGAGGTGCGCGCCAAGCGCTCGTTCGGGCCCATCAAGCGGCAGCCGGCCATGGTGCCGGTCGGCCGGGCCTGGCGCCTCGGCGTGCTGCTCCTCTCGGCCGACGGATCCCTCCGCCGCACCGGCAGCATCACGCGCGCCGTGGAGCCCACGCGATCGCAGGGCCTGGACTCGGGAGTCGAGGCGCGCAAGGAGGCGAGGCGCCAGGCCGTCCGCGCCTTCGAGGAGGGCGACGCGGTCGACTACGACTGGGAGCCGATCGCGCTCGACGCGGCGTCGCTCGCGCGCGGATCCGGGCCCCTCAGCCTGCGCGGCCGCGAGCTCCGCGTGCAGTGGGGGCCGGCCGCGCACGAGACGCGGGCGCTCGACGCGTACCTCGCCGACCGCATCGAGGTCCTCGGGATGGGCTGACGCCCGCCGGCGCGCCCGCCGCTCAGACGAGCCGCGCCTCCACGGCACCCTGCCGGTTCCAGAGGTCCGTCCACTCCGTGCCGAGCTCCCGGACGAGACCGCGCAGCGTGGGCAGCGACAGGCCGACGACCGTGCTCGGGTCGCCCTGGATCCGCTCGATGAAGGCGGCGCCGAGGCTGTCGATGGTGAACGACCCGGCGACGAGCAGCGGCTCGCCCGTCGCGACGTAGGCGTCGATCTCCGCATCGGTGATGTCGGCGCGGAAGCGCACGTCCGCGACGGCCGCGCGCCCGATGCCGCGCACGATGCGGCCGTCGGCCACCTCCATCAGCCAGTGCCCGGAGTGCAGCCGCCCCTCCCGACCGCGCTGCGCCCGCCAGCGCTCGGTGGCGCGCTCGACGGTGTGCGGCTTGCCGTGCACGAGGCCGTCGATCTCGAAGGCCGAGTCGCCGCCGAGCACGAGTCCCGTGATCGGCGCACCCGCGACGAGCTGCCCGACGACCGCCTCGGCCTTGGCGCGCGCGAGCAGCTGCACCATGTCCTCGGGGCCGAGCGGTCCCTGACTCACCTCGGCCGCCGCGACGGCCGCGGGCTCGTCGACGTCGGACGGCAGCACGACGGGCTCGATGCCGGCGGAGCGCAGCAGGGCCAGGCGGGCGGGGGAAGTGGAGGCGAGGTGGAGGCGCGTGGTCACGCCGACATGGTGGCACGCCCGTCCCGCACCGCGCGTCCCGGGGACGCCTCCGCGTGTGTCAGGGTTGCCGCATGGGTGAGCAGGTGGGCCGCGAGGTCGAGGTGGACGTGACGAACATGGCGCACGGAGGGGTGTCCGTGGCCAGGCACGACGGCCGGGTGATCTTCGTCTCGGACGCGATCCCCGGCGAGCGGGTGCGGGCGCGCATCACCGAGGACTCGAAGAAGTCCTTCTGGCGCGCGGACACGGTCGAGGTGCTCGACGCGTCGCC is from Clavibacter sp. A6099 and encodes:
- a CDS encoding Maf family protein, yielding MTTRLHLASTSPARLALLRSAGIEPVVLPSDVDEPAAVAAAEVSQGPLGPEDMVQLLARAKAEAVVGQLVAGAPITGLVLGGDSAFEIDGLVHGKPHTVERATERWRAQRGREGRLHSGHWLMEVADGRIVRGIGRAAVADVRFRADITDAEIDAYVATGEPLLVAGSFTIDSLGAAFIERIQGDPSTVVGLSLPTLRGLVRELGTEWTDLWNRQGAVEARLV